The sequence below is a genomic window from bacterium.
GCGCTCAGGCGCACCTCCGCCATGTCCTCGCCGAGCGCCGCGCGCAGCGCCGCGATCACCTGCTCGAGCTGCTCGGCGGTCAGCACCCCGTCGCGGCCGAAGCGCAGCGACGCGGTGCGCGTGCCGCTGCCGACCTCCAGGCTGACCTCCGACAGGCGAATGCCGTCGCGCCGCGCCTGCGCCAGGACGCGGAAGGCCTCGGCAGTGCTCGGGGCGCTGACCAGCTTCGCCAGCCGCGCCGGCGCGGCCGGGTCGATGCGGATGCCGCGGTTGCCGGCGGGCGGAATGGTGAAGGTGCGGCGTTCCGTGACACCCTCGTGCTCGGCGTGACACCAGATGGTCGTCTCGCCGTCGCCGATCTCGATCGGTCGGCCGTCGTAGACCGTCCCCTCGGCCGGGTTGGCGCCGTTGAGCGTGTAGCGGATGGTGCCGCGCGGCACCACGTGCAGCTCGACCGAGCGCGAGCCGACGCCCTCGCGCGGCTGGTGGGTGATCGTCAGCCGGTTGCGCCAGAGGACCGGATCGCCCCGCTCGTGCCCGCCGGCTGGATCCTCGGCCACCACCCACACGCAGGTGGCGTCGGTGACCAGCTTCGAGTCCGTCAGACGGTGGCTGCGGGCGGTGACGTTGGGGGTGGTGTCCCAGTAGATGCGCGGCGCCGCGCCGGCGTCGCGCACCGTCACCTCCAGCGTCGCCTCGCCGGTGGCCTCGTCATAGGCGCGCTCGTCGAGAATCACCGACGTCTTCGGTTTCTCGAACGGTCCCTTCTCGATGTAGCCGTCCTCGCTGGAGCGCCACACGCCGCGCTGCTCGGCCAGCTTGCGCAGTTGCTCCAAGCCGTTGGCCGGCAGCCACAGCCAGCGCGGCGTCGACAGGGCGCGGGCGCGGACGTCGCGCCAGGGGACGCGCTTCTGGTTCTCAGGCCAGATCACCTCTTCGGCGCGTTGGGCGAGCGCGGCGAACTCGGCCTCGACGTCGAGGGCCAGCTTGCTGGCGCCGGTGTGCGCCAGCGCCTTCTCGATCTGCTCCTCGCCGTCGAAGTTGTTGGCGGTGAACTGCATGGCGAGCTTGGTGGCCACCAGCCCGTCGCGGCTCGGGTACCAGACGCGGTTGAACGTCGAGGTGACGGTCGAGTTGAACTCCTGCTCGGCGGCCTCGTAGCGCTCCTTGAGCTCCTCCTGCTGCGGATGGCTCCTGGGCAGCGTCTCATGCAGCTTGGCGACGGCGTAGAGCATCCGCGTCTTCTCCTCGAGGTTGACGAGGTCGCTGCCGTCGCCGGTGAGGATGCAGAGGTTGTTCTTCTGGACGATCAGCTCGTAGAAGGCAGCGGCTGCGGCGGGTGGATCCTTGGTGTCCGGGCTCAGCACCAGCAGCATGCGGCCGCCGTCGAGGCGCACCTCGTCGAGTAGCGGCAGCGCCTGCAGCTCCTGATACGCATGGCGGCGCGTCGGCGCGAAGATCGCCTCCAGCCGCCGCCGCATCTCGGCGACGATCTTGTTGGCCGGCGCGCGCTCGGCCTCGGTCGAGAGCCGCTTGGTCAGGTTCTCGACGTTCGAGAAGAAGTAGGCGTCGCTCTCGTCGCGGTGGAGGTACCAGGCGTCGCGCTTGAGGTGATCGAACGCCTCCGCGAACTCGAGCACCGAGCGGTTGGGCGCGATCAGCCGTTCCAGGACGCGCTGCTTGGTGAGGCCCTTGACGCCGTCGACGGCGGTCGAGAGGGAGGCCGACAGCAGCAGGGTGGCGACCTGCATTGCGGCATCGCCGCCGGTCTGCGCATCGATCGTCTCGGCGTGCGCGCCGCCACCCGAGGCGATGTCGGTGGCCACGGCGCCGCGCAGATCGTTGATGCGCAGCACCTCGTCGCGCACGTCGGCGTCGTTCAGGTCGAGGTGCTGCAGGCCGATCAGATAGACGTCGTTGGTCGGGCGGGTCCAGACGGAGTGGATGGCGCGCGACACGAACTGCATCAGGCCGCGGGTCTGGCGGTAGCCCTCGTTGTTGCGGAACAGGGCAATCAGGTCCTTGAGCGACGGGTGGAATGGATACGACGCGCGGATCTCGTCGGCGATCTGCTCGGTGCTCTTGGCGATCGCCTTGGCCTTCTCCGCCTCCTTGATCGCCGCCGCGTAGGCCTGCACGACGTCCTCGACGTCGCGCTCGCCCGGCAGGCCGGCGAAGAGGCGCTTCTTGAGAATCTGGTAGATCTCGTCGCCGCCCAGCTCGACCGGGGTGATCGGCTTGGCCTGCCGGCGCGCCTCCTGCTCGATGTTCTTGATCGCCTTGCGGAGTTCGCGCGACGCGCCCTCGTAGCTGCCGCTGAGATTGGACACGACGATGCACAGCCGAGGCAGCTTGAGCGCCGCGGAGAAGAGATTCGACAGCGCCGCCGTGGCCACTTGGGCGAGTGTGCCGGCGCCGACCGGTCGGGTCATGGCGTTGTCGAGGTATGGCGGCAGCTCGTCCAGGAGAATCAGCGTCGGCTGGTCTCCGATGAGCTGCATCCACGCCCGTTCGTCGGGCGCGGCGGCGCCGTCCTGCCAGTACCGACGGAAGGGCTCGGGATTGCCGAGCTGCGCGGCGATCTCGCCCCACAGGAAATGGTCCGGGTAATGGCGGCCGCTGAAGGCCACGACGCGGGCGGCGGCGAACGGGGCGGCGCCGGCGAGATCCGGAACGACGCGCGACCGCAGCGCCGCATCGGCGGCGATGAGGGCAAAGGCGATCATCGTGTGCGTCTTGCCGCCGCCCATCGCCTGGGTGAGCTCGAACAGCGCCTGGTCCGTGCGGCCGGCGAGCCGCCGCAGGCCGAGGTCGAAGAGCTGGCGCATGCCGGCGGTGAGGTGATTCTTGGCGAAGAACGCCTCGCCGTCGGTGTCGGCGCAGGTTGCAGCCGAGAGATCCTCGACCTGCTCGGCGAGCGAGAAGTTGAGCGCCATGCGGTGGGGAACGCAGGCGTCGCGAACGGTCTTCAGCATGGGAGCTCGACGGCACGGCCGGTCGCATCGACGCTCTCGCGGCGCTGCGGCGGCAGCGCCGCGATCCGCTCGAACAGGTCGTCGTCCACGCTTGCGGTCTTCGGCATGGCCCAGCTCATAAGCGCAGGAATCGCCGGAGATCAACGGCGTTGGGAACCGCTGCGGCGACGCGGGACCATGCCCGTCTGGCCGTCACGTCGGGCGGAACTTGACCAGCGTCACCGCCGGCGTGACGTCCTCGAACACCACCTCGACCGGCATGCCGATGCGCACCGCCTCGGGGGCGCAGTCGACGATGTTGGTCAGCAGCCGCACGCCCTCGGCGAGCTCGACGTAGGCGAGCACGTAGGGCAGCGCGTCGCGGAAGCCGGGCGCCTGGTTCTGGTGCGTGACGGTGAAGGTGTAGATCGTGCCGCGTCCGAGAGGCAGGACGGACAGAGCGCCCGCGGGTAATGGCGCAGCGTCGCGCACCGGCCGCAGCGTTGCAGCACCAGCTCGCGCCGCTGGCAGGCCTCCCAGAAGCCCTTCGACTCCTCGTCGACGCGCGGCAGCGGTTTCGCGTACTTCGTGTCGGCCATGCCTCTACCGTCTCGACGCAGCGACGCAGAGACGCCGAGCCCGGATGAGACTCCTCCGGGCTCCGCGTCTCCGTGTCTCTGCGTTGAAGTCCTTCATCTCCCCAGCACCAGGGTGACGCCGCTGTGGCGCAGGCCGAGCATGCCGCCGGTGCCGTGGCAGAGCGCCACCCGGCAGTCGGCGACCTGGCGCGCGCCGCACTCGCCGCGCAGTTGCCGCACCGCCTCGACGACCAGGAAGATGCCGCGCATGCCGGGGTGATTGGACGACAGGCCGCCGCCGTCGGTGTTGGTCGGCAGGGCGCCGCCCAGCCCGAGGCGGCCGCCCTGGACGAAGGCGCCGCCCTCGCCCTTGGCGCAGAAGCCGAGGTTCTCCAGGGTCAGCAGCACGGTGATGGTGAACGAGTCGTAGAGCATGCACAGGTCGACGTCGTCGTGGCGCACGCCGGCCATCGCCAGCGCGCGCGCGCCGGATTCCTTCGCCGCCATGTCGGTCAGGTCGCGGACGCCCAGCGCCGTGTGGCAGAGCGACTCGCTGCCGCCGAGGATGCGCACCGGCGGTCGGGCGAGGTCGCGCGCCCGGTCGGCGCGGGTGACGACGACGGCGCCGGCGTCGTCGGAGACGATGCAGCAGTCGAGCAGGTGGAGCGGCGAGGAGACCACGCGCGTGCCATCACCGTCTCGTGTGAGTTCTACTGGCGCGTGCGCTTCGCGCACGATCTCCAGGAGTTCGAGAATTTCACCTACCGCCTGCACGCGATGCAGGAGGTCGAGCTGATCTCGAAGAAGCGATGAAGCGGTGCACCCTACGGGCGCGCTCCAGCGGGCACGCGGAGCAGCTTGCCGTCGCCGTCAAAGCGCAGCGTGAGCGCCTGCACGCCGGTGAACGCGCCCCCGTGGACCCAGGTCGCCGATGTGCCATCGTCGGGCGGCAGGCCGGATATGGCGTGGTACGGTGGCCCCAGGAGCGCGATCACCTCTGCGTACGTCATGCCGGGTTGCAGCTGCTGCGTGGCGACCGGGTCGATCCGGCGTCCCACGCAGCCGAACAGCAGCGCGGCGACCATGACCATCGCAAGCCTGCGCATAGCGGGCCGCTTACGCCACGAAGCGCCCGGGCGTCAAGGAGGGTGCGGTGAAGGAGGTGTCTGCGGCGCTGTCGATCCTGCTCCAGTCCGGCGTGCGGGACCTGTGGACCTGCCGGTGCGTCGAGATCGTGACGAAGTTCGGGGTCACGCTGCGCTGCACCGAAGCGGACGTGAACGTGCGGCTCGTCGATGCGGGCAACAAGCTGTTCCGCAAGGACGGCGCGCGGGTCGCCATCGGCTCGACGCAGCAGGTGCTGGGGCTCCAGACCGACGAGCTGCTACTGACCCTCGCGCCGATCGAGGAGCCCGGCGCGGCGGGCGGCGTCACCGGCTCTGCGGTCACGACCGACCACAGCATCGCGGTGGGCACCGTGCCCGTTCCGCTGGTGCGCGCCGCACAGAACGGCTTGTTCGATCGCGCCGAGGTGGTCGTCCACCGCGCCTTTGCGCCGGCGCCTCCATCCTACGACGACCTGGTGCCCACGTTCCCCAACGGCCAGACGCCCGAGGAGCGCGCGCTGCGGTTCACGCCGACCGGGTCGATCGAGTGGTTCCGCGGCCAATTGGCCTCCCTCGAAATCGTCGGCCGCACCATCGACTTGAGCGTCAAGTCGATCCTGAACCTTTCTCGATGCGCCCTATCCGAAGTGTTCCTTTCGGCGCGGGTGCGTGTGGGACCTGTACGGCGCGGGGTGCGGGGTGAAGCGCGCGCAGCTCACCCACCTCGGCAAAGTCAAGCAGGGCTCCACGCGCCTACGGATCGAGGGCTACCAGGCCCCCGGGCAGTCGGGGGCCAACTTCGACACGCGCGTGGCCGGCTACTTCAACGAGGGTGTGCTCGAGATGCTGAGTGGCGACAACGTCTATGTCCGGCGCGGGATCCGGGCGCATACGGGCGGCGGCATTCTCGAGTTGACGCAGCCGTTGCCCTACGAGCCCGCGGTAAGGGACATCTTCCGCGCCGTGCCGGGGTGCGACAAGACGTGGGAGACCTGCGGATCGCGCTTCGCCAACCAGGCCCGCTACCGCGGGTTCCCGTACCTGCCGACGCCCGACTCGATTACGTGATCGAAGATCCGCAACGTGCGCCTGCGCGTAGCCCGTATGAGCTGGCGATTTCACATCAACCCGCAGTCTCAGACGTTGGCGACCGGTACCCCCCGAGGGGGCGGCCCAACGCACTGCCCGCGCCACTGGCAAGGAAGAAGTTGGTCCATCAGAGCCACAGAGCCACAGCGGCGGACCAGCGCGGGCCGCGTCTGGGCGCACGGGGGCGACGACGCGACGCCGGGAGCGCGCATGAGCAACCCCGCCCAGTACCTGCCGGACGTCAACGCGCAGAAGCTCGGCGGCTTCTATCTCGGCTCCATCGGCGGCCCCGCGGCGGTGCTGGCGCAGGAGGACATCCGCAAGGTCGAAGTGCTCGAATACCGCGAGCTGGGCATGGAAGCGGTCTGGAAGATCGAAGTCGAGGATTTCCCCGCCTTCATCGTCGTCGACGACAAGGGCAACGACTTCTTCGGCAGACTGTAGTGCGATCGAGGCCCCGCAACGCGACGACGCGGAGGTTCAGGGCCCATGGCTGCGCCGGCCGCGACTTGCGGCGGCGCTGCCCTAACCACTGGGCTCAGAACTCGTAGCCGAGGGCGCGCAGCGACTCCTTCGTCGCATCGTCGAGCGGTTCGCGGGGGCTGACACCGCCGGCTCGTCGGGCGAGCGTTCTGTTCGCATCGTCCAGCGCGGCGCCGAGAGACGCCGCGCTTGCTGCGAGGGCTGGCAGATCGGGCTGTTGCTCGTCGGGGTCCGCGGCGAGGTCGAACGCCCGGCGGGCGCCGTTGCGCTCGACGAGCAGTTTGCCCGAGTCGCGCACGATCCCCATGACGTGGAGGCGGTTGTCCATCGTGTCGCCGGTCTTGGGGTGAAGCTCCAGGACCACATCGGCCGCCGGCGGCGTCTGCCGCGGCCGTCCGAGCCAGGCCGCCAGCCGCGAGGCCAGGGACGCGCTCTGCAGCAGGGGGACGAGCGATCGCCCCTCGAATCGCGGTTCGGGGGGAAGCCCGAGCAGCTCGAGCAGGGTGGGCGCCACATCGACGAGCGACACGTTGTCGTCGACGCGGACGCCGCCCTGATAGCCAGGCGCGATCAGGA
It includes:
- a CDS encoding DUF499 domain-containing protein encodes the protein MLKTVRDACVPHRMALNFSLAEQVEDLSAATCADTDGEAFFAKNHLTAGMRQLFDLGLRRLAGRTDQALFELTQAMGGGKTHTMIAFALIAADAALRSRVVPDLAGAAPFAAARVVAFSGRHYPDHFLWGEIAAQLGNPEPFRRYWQDGAAAPDERAWMQLIGDQPTLILLDELPPYLDNAMTRPVGAGTLAQVATAALSNLFSAALKLPRLCIVVSNLSGSYEGASRELRKAIKNIEQEARRQAKPITPVELGGDEIYQILKKRLFAGLPGERDVEDVVQAYAAAIKEAEKAKAIAKSTEQIADEIRASYPFHPSLKDLIALFRNNEGYRQTRGLMQFVSRAIHSVWTRPTNDVYLIGLQHLDLNDADVRDEVLRINDLRGAVATDIASGGGAHAETIDAQTGGDAAMQVATLLLSASLSTAVDGVKGLTKQRVLERLIAPNRSVLEFAEAFDHLKRDAWYLHRDESDAYFFSNVENLTKRLSTEAERAPANKIVAEMRRRLEAIFAPTRRHAYQELQALPLLDEVRLDGGRMLLVLSPDTKDPPAAAAAFYELIVQKNNLCILTGDGSDLVNLEEKTRMLYAVAKLHETLPRSHPQQEELKERYEAAEQEFNSTVTSTFNRVWYPSRDGLVATKLAMQFTANNFDGEEQIEKALAHTGASKLALDVEAEFAALAQRAEEVIWPENQKRVPWRDVRARALSTPRWLWLPANGLEQLRKLAEQRGVWRSSEDGYIEKGPFEKPKTSVILDERAYDEATGEATLEVTVRDAGAAPRIYWDTTPNVTARSHRLTDSKLVTDATCVWVVAEDPAGGHERGDPVLWRNRLTITHQPREGVGSRSVELHVVPRGTIRYTLNGANPAEGTVYDGRPIEIGDGETTIWCHAEHEGVTERRTFTIPPAGNRGIRIDPAAPARLAKLVSAPSTAEAFRVLAQARRDGIRLSEVSLEVGSGTRTASLRFGRDGVLTAEQLEQVIAALRAALGEDMAEVRLSARRLEFTRGHDLSEFVKAWGLSVDANEVEQ
- a CDS encoding phage BR0599 family protein — protein: MWDLYGAGCGVKRAQLTHLGKVKQGSTRLRIEGYQAPGQSGANFDTRVAGYFNEGVLEMLSGDNVYVRRGIRAHTGGGILELTQPLPYEPAVRDIFRAVPGCDKTWETCGSRFANQARYRGFPYLPTPDSIT